The proteins below are encoded in one region of Belonocnema kinseyi isolate 2016_QV_RU_SX_M_011 chromosome 5, B_treatae_v1, whole genome shotgun sequence:
- the LOC117173842 gene encoding hsc70-interacting protein-like gives MAHLHHKPPLSVVKARKIEEHKRKKERRNLEKKERERLNRAKEAREASKAREENTRPSQTESTPAGGAPGMGDFYQFLNDPDVLQAFQDPEVAEAFKDISSNPANMLKYQGNPKIMALINKVASKFGGAGGMGGLGGMGGLGGMGGLGGMGGMGGFPGMMGGMPGFPGAGATPPPKPSAPSDDAGLD, from the exons ATGGCTCATTTGCACCACAAGCCTCCTCTCTCAGTTGTAAAA GCGAGGAAAATAGAGGAACATAAGAGAAAGAAGGAACGCAGAAATTTGGAGAAAAAGGAGCGAGAACGACTTAATAGAGCGAAAGAAGCTCGAGAAGCTTCAAAAGCTCGGGAGGAAAACACTCGACCTTCACAAACAGAATCGACACCTGCTGGTGGTGCACCTGGAATGGGAGacttttatcagtttttgaaCGATCCGGATGTTCTTCAAGCTTTCCAG gatCCAGAGGTAGCTGAAGCCTTCAAAGACATATCTTCAAATCCGGCCAACATGCTCAAATATCAGGGAAACCCGAAAATAATGGCTCTGATAAACAAAGTGGCCTCAAAATTCGGAGGTGCTGGAGGTATGGGAGGACTGGGTGGGATGGGAGGTCTGGGTGGAATGGGAGGTCTGGGTGGAATGGGAGGTATGGGAGGATTTCCAGGAATGATGGGAGGCATGCCAGGATTTCCAGGAGCAGGAGCAACACCTCCACCAAAACCTTCTGCTCCCAGCGACGATGCTGGTCTCGACTAA
- the LOC117173368 gene encoding UDP-glucuronosyltransferase 2B31-like translates to MPLFFGATCYLGLGHFLKVPIVGALSFLEPAWVSNSIGNPLSAAFFPSAVMDVMEMKTLSDRLKNSLLKFVSATIFTSQTEHLQTEAMRKYLSPEMPSIREIEKSVALLITNTHYSFFGVRPTTTALIEVGGLHISENEAEFTPELKQWMDESTSGVVYFTFGSTVLIESLPKYTILAIYASFSKIAPVRVLIKIKDIRTLPPGLPENVKTLSWIPQIPVLSHNNTRVFITHCGLLGLQESLHFGVPIIGIPLHSDQFRNVQIFVMKKMGIRINYEDISEDVLDDALDRILNNSTYREAAKYESRLFRDRPMTAMETATFWIEYVLRNGDKTLKSPALELKWWQVQLLDVYALLLSITLLVIYVIKIILKIVLRNLGLNKVGFLLMAFFSIRYKKPLVNEKLKDE, encoded by the exons tttTTCGGGGCGACTTGTTACTTGGGATTGGGCCATTTTCTAAAAGTCCCAATCGTAGGAGCTCTTTCCTTCCTGGAACCTGCTTGGGTTTCGAACAGTATCGGCAATCCACTATCCGCAGCATTTTTCCCAAGTGCAGTCATGGACGTCATGGAAATGAAAACTTTATCAGATCGTCTAAagaattctttactaaaatttgtCAGTGCGACAATCTTTACTTCCCAAACGGAACATCTACAGACTGAAGCAATGCGAAAATATTTAAGTCCTGAGATGCCTTCAATCAGAGAAATCGAAAAAAGTGTCGCCCTCCTCATAACTAATACTCATTACTCTTTCTTTGGAGTGAGACCCACCACTACAGCTCTTATTGAAGTCGGAGGACTTCatatttctgaaaatgaagcagAATTCACTCCT gaattaaaaCAGTGGATGGATGAAAGTACAAGTGGGGTTGTTTACTTCACTTTCGGATCAACAGTTCTGATAGAAAGTTTACCTAAGTATACAATACTTGCGATCTATGCGTCTTTTTCAAAAATAGCACCAGTAAGAGTCCTAATCAAAATTAAGGACATAAGAACTCTCCCTCCAGGACTCCCTGAGAATGTGAAGACTTTATCTTGGATTCCACAAATTCCTGTTCTAA GTCACAACAACACTCGAGTTTTTATAACACACTGTGGCCTTTTGGGCCTTCAGGAATCTCTCCATTTTGGAGTTCCAATAATCGGAATTCCACTTCATTCGGACCAATTCCGAAATGTGCAAATTTTCGTGATGAAAAAGATGGGGATTCGGATTAATTATGAGGATATTAGTGAAGATGTTTTGGACGATGCGTTGgatagaatattaaataattctacatacag agaAGCAGCAAAATACGAATCGCGACTGTTTCGAGATAGACCAATGACTGCAATGGAAACTGCCACATTTTGGATTGAATATGTTCTGAGAAACGGCGATAAGACTTTAAAATCACCAGCTTTGGAATTAAAATGGTGGCAGGTCCAGCTTCTGGACGTATATGCACTTCTATTATCCATAACTCTTTTAGTAATCTacgtaattaaaattattctgaaaatcgTTCTTCGAAACCTTGGACTCAACAAAGTCGGTTTTCTACTAATGGCTTTCTTCAGTATTCGATACAAAAAACCTCTCGTGAACGAGAAACTAAAGGATgagtaa